Proteins found in one Serratia plymuthica genomic segment:
- the hutI gene encoding imidazolonepropionase, with translation MTSEIHCDSLWHGADIVTMRDGKYHTLSDGAIAVRAGKIVWVGEYAALPAGLIADERVKFDGGIITPGFVDCHTHLVFGGNRSGEFEQRLNGASYAEIAAQGGGIISTVKATRDADEEALFEQALFRLRPLLAEGVTCVEIKSGYGLTPESELKMLRVARRLGETLPVEVKTTCLAAHALPPEYANRADDYIDLVCNTIIPQAAAAGLADAVDAFCEHLAFSPAQVERVFAAAEAAGLPVKLHAEQLSALGGSELAAHHHALSADHLEYATEQDARAMGDAGTVAVLLPGAYYLLRETQCPPVDLFRKHRVAMAIASDANPGTSPALSLRLMINMACTLFRLTPEEALAGVTVHAAKALGLQDSHGTLETGKVADFVHWPLSRPAELAYWLGGQLPCTVIFRGEVRQ, from the coding sequence ATGACGTCTGAGATTCACTGCGACAGCCTGTGGCACGGGGCCGACATCGTCACCATGCGCGACGGCAAGTATCACACCCTCAGCGATGGCGCGATCGCCGTGCGCGCAGGGAAAATCGTCTGGGTGGGCGAATATGCCGCGCTGCCTGCGGGGCTGATCGCCGATGAAAGGGTGAAATTCGACGGCGGCATCATCACGCCGGGCTTTGTCGACTGCCATACCCATCTGGTGTTCGGCGGCAACCGCAGCGGTGAATTCGAACAGCGCCTGAACGGCGCGAGTTATGCCGAGATCGCCGCCCAGGGCGGCGGCATCATTTCCACGGTCAAAGCCACGCGCGATGCCGACGAAGAGGCGCTGTTCGAGCAAGCGCTGTTCCGTTTGCGGCCGCTGCTGGCGGAAGGCGTGACCTGCGTGGAGATCAAATCCGGTTATGGGCTGACGCCGGAAAGCGAGCTGAAAATGCTGCGCGTGGCGCGCCGGCTTGGCGAAACGCTGCCGGTAGAGGTGAAAACCACCTGCCTGGCGGCCCACGCGCTGCCGCCGGAATACGCCAACCGCGCCGACGATTATATCGATCTGGTGTGCAACACCATTATTCCTCAGGCCGCTGCCGCCGGGCTGGCGGATGCGGTTGACGCCTTCTGCGAGCATCTGGCGTTCTCGCCGGCGCAGGTTGAGCGGGTGTTCGCCGCCGCCGAAGCCGCCGGCCTGCCGGTGAAGCTGCACGCCGAACAGCTTTCCGCCCTCGGCGGCAGCGAGTTGGCGGCGCATCACCATGCGCTCTCCGCCGATCACCTGGAATATGCCACCGAGCAAGATGCACGGGCGATGGGCGATGCCGGTACCGTTGCGGTGCTGCTGCCCGGCGCTTATTACCTGCTGCGCGAAACCCAGTGCCCGCCGGTGGATCTGTTCCGCAAGCACCGGGTGGCAATGGCGATCGCCAGCGACGCCAACCCGGGCACCTCCCCGGCGTTGTCGCTGCGCCTGATGATCAACATGGCCTGCACGCTGTTCCGTCTGACGCCGGAAGAAGCGCTGGCGGGCGTCACGGTTCATGCGGCCAAAGCGCTGGGCCTGCAGGACAGCCACGGCACGCTGGAAACCGGCAAGGTGGCGGATTTTGTGCACTGGCCACTTTCCCGGCCGGCTGAACTGGCTTACTGGTTGGGTGGACAACTGCCCTGTACGGTGATTTTCCGAGGAGAAGTACGTCAATGA
- a CDS encoding glutamine synthetase family protein: MQTNIVEVENFVQHNEERRSSAFQREVKQYLERYPLTQHVDVLLTDLNGSFRGKRIPVGGLSKLEKGCYFPASVFAMDILGNVVEEAGLGQELGEPDHICVPVPGTLTPSAADPQYIGQVLLTMLDEDGTPFDVEPRNVLNRVWQRLRQRGLSPVVAVELEFYLIDRQRDSEGYLQPPCAPGTQERNTQSQVYSVDNLNHFADVLSDIDELARLQGIPADGAVAEASPGQFEVNLHHTDNVLQACDHALALKRLIRMVAENHNMHATFMAKPYEEHAGSGMHVHISMLDKQGNNVLADDDGEDSVLLKQALAGMIALMPSSIALLAPNVNAYRRFQPGMYVPTQASWGHNNRTVALRIPCGDRDNHRVEYRVAGADANPYLVMATILAGIVYGLETPLPLQEPVTGNGLEQEGLAFPIRQSDALYEFEHQPVLNALLGERFSHVYLACKTDEMVQFERLITETEIEWMLKNA, encoded by the coding sequence ATGCAGACCAACATAGTAGAAGTGGAAAACTTTGTTCAGCACAACGAAGAAAGGCGAAGTAGCGCGTTCCAGCGTGAAGTGAAGCAGTACCTGGAACGTTATCCATTGACTCAGCACGTTGACGTTCTGCTGACCGATCTCAACGGCAGCTTCCGCGGCAAACGCATACCTGTCGGTGGCCTGAGCAAGCTGGAGAAGGGCTGTTACTTCCCGGCCTCGGTGTTTGCGATGGATATTCTCGGTAACGTAGTAGAAGAAGCCGGGCTGGGGCAGGAACTGGGTGAGCCGGATCATATCTGTGTGCCGGTGCCAGGCACGCTGACGCCGTCGGCGGCGGATCCGCAATATATCGGCCAGGTACTGCTCACCATGCTGGATGAAGATGGTACTCCCTTTGACGTTGAACCGCGTAATGTGCTGAACCGAGTGTGGCAGCGTTTGCGTCAGCGCGGGCTTTCCCCCGTAGTAGCGGTAGAGTTGGAGTTCTATCTCATCGATCGCCAGCGCGACTCGGAGGGCTATCTTCAGCCGCCGTGCGCGCCGGGTACTCAGGAGCGCAATACCCAGAGCCAGGTGTATTCCGTCGACAACCTTAATCACTTCGCCGACGTGCTGAGCGACATCGACGAGCTGGCGCGTTTGCAGGGCATCCCGGCGGACGGGGCGGTGGCGGAAGCCTCTCCCGGCCAGTTTGAGGTAAACCTGCATCATACCGATAACGTTCTGCAAGCCTGCGATCACGCGTTGGCGCTGAAGCGCCTGATCCGCATGGTGGCGGAAAATCACAACATGCACGCCACCTTTATGGCCAAGCCCTATGAAGAACACGCCGGCAGCGGCATGCACGTGCATATCAGCATGCTCGACAAACAGGGCAACAACGTATTGGCCGATGACGACGGCGAGGACTCCGTGCTGCTGAAGCAGGCGCTGGCGGGGATGATCGCCCTGATGCCTTCTTCTATTGCGCTGTTGGCGCCCAACGTTAACGCCTATCGCCGCTTCCAGCCGGGCATGTACGTGCCGACCCAGGCTTCCTGGGGCCATAACAACCGCACCGTGGCGCTGCGCATCCCCTGTGGCGATCGCGACAATCACCGCGTGGAGTACCGCGTTGCCGGTGCCGATGCCAACCCTTATCTGGTGATGGCGACCATTTTGGCGGGCATTGTTTACGGGCTGGAAACGCCGCTGCCGCTGCAAGAGCCGGTGACCGGCAACGGATTGGAGCAGGAAGGACTGGCGTTCCCGATCCGCCAGAGCGATGCGCTGTACGAGTTCGAGCACCAGCCGGTGTTGAATGCGCTGCTCGGCGAAAGGTTCAGCCATGTTTACCTGGCCTGCAAAACGGATGAAATGGTGCAGTTCGAGCGCCTGATCACCGAGACCGAAATCGAGTGGATGCTGAAAAACGCCTGA
- a CDS encoding serine hydrolase domain-containing protein: MSETPLNWRAAQAVADRLLANWRSDGEPGGAITLFDAGQIRATASAGLADLAQNTPFTADSVVRYASITKHIFAALALNATDNALSLHDRLGDLLPELHAPLADVTVGQALDMTSGLPDVRETLGLLGISVHTRSDAQPVMQFLQGLRGLNYPAGSEVAYTNTGYRLVEAALKAKGHDFDQLVQRHIAEPLQVQLRAPESWFDVVPGLAPGYWRSRQGWQLASAGLHLSASGSLTGSANALTRWLQTLLADEGPGHGVLAQLGAPRRLNQGQLSAYGLGLAQTSLGAHRLLGHGGSHAGYKSYFLLTPDRQAGVALVANREDCDSFGMALQVMAALLDEALPQRSTAIPDGIYATVAEPYWLEVEDGNLSYLGIGEPLYRADDGYAVSLSAHMPMRLKWTGEAVEGEVGHVTRSFLPVTPNGDCLKHVQGLWYHPQYRTAFEICGDRVLMGVGPAAQTGTISSLGHGRMLVESSDGPWLKRFCLYFRGYSVDLIANRSRVLTFQRGSAGHD; this comes from the coding sequence ATGTCTGAAACCCCGTTAAACTGGCGCGCCGCACAGGCCGTTGCCGATCGTCTGTTGGCGAATTGGCGCTCCGATGGCGAACCCGGTGGGGCAATAACCCTGTTCGACGCCGGGCAGATACGGGCGACCGCCAGCGCCGGCCTGGCCGACCTGGCGCAAAATACACCCTTTACCGCCGACAGCGTGGTGCGCTACGCCTCGATCACCAAGCACATCTTCGCCGCACTGGCGCTGAACGCCACCGACAATGCCCTCAGTCTGCACGATCGCCTCGGCGATTTACTGCCTGAGCTGCATGCCCCGCTGGCGGACGTGACCGTCGGCCAGGCGCTGGACATGACCAGCGGGCTGCCCGACGTGCGTGAAACCCTGGGGCTGCTCGGTATCTCGGTACATACCCGCAGCGATGCACAGCCGGTGATGCAGTTTCTGCAGGGGCTGCGCGGGCTAAACTATCCTGCCGGCAGCGAAGTGGCCTACACCAATACCGGATACCGGCTGGTTGAAGCGGCGCTAAAAGCCAAAGGCCATGACTTCGATCAACTGGTGCAACGGCATATTGCCGAGCCGCTGCAGGTTCAGCTGCGGGCACCGGAAAGCTGGTTTGACGTGGTGCCTGGGCTGGCACCCGGCTACTGGCGTTCACGGCAAGGTTGGCAACTGGCCAGCGCCGGCCTGCACCTGTCCGCCTCCGGCAGCCTGACCGGCAGCGCCAATGCCCTCACCCGTTGGCTGCAAACGCTGCTGGCTGATGAAGGCCCGGGCCACGGCGTGCTGGCGCAGCTTGGCGCCCCACGGCGGCTCAATCAGGGCCAGCTCAGCGCTTACGGTCTGGGGTTGGCGCAAACCTCGCTCGGCGCACATCGGTTACTGGGCCACGGCGGCTCGCATGCCGGTTACAAAAGCTATTTTCTGCTGACGCCCGATCGGCAGGCTGGGGTGGCGCTGGTGGCCAACCGCGAGGATTGCGACAGCTTTGGCATGGCGCTACAGGTGATGGCCGCCCTGCTCGATGAGGCGCTGCCGCAGCGCAGCACCGCCATTCCCGACGGCATTTACGCCACGGTGGCAGAGCCTTACTGGCTGGAGGTGGAGGACGGTAACCTGAGCTATTTGGGGATCGGCGAGCCGCTTTACCGCGCCGATGACGGCTATGCGGTGTCGCTTTCTGCCCATATGCCAATGCGGCTGAAATGGACCGGTGAAGCGGTTGAAGGCGAAGTGGGCCACGTGACGCGCAGCTTCCTGCCGGTAACGCCCAACGGTGACTGCCTGAAGCACGTGCAGGGTCTCTGGTATCATCCGCAGTACCGCACTGCCTTCGAGATTTGCGGCGATCGGGTGCTCATGGGCGTGGGTCCGGCGGCGCAGACCGGCACCATCAGTTCGCTCGGCCACGGCCGCATGCTGGTAGAAAGCAGCGACGGCCCGTGGCTAAAGCGCTTTTGTCTGTATTTTCGCGGTTACAGCGTGGATCTGATCGCCAACCGCAGCCGGGTGCTGACCTTTCAGCGCGGCAGCGCCGGCCACGATTAA
- the yddG gene encoding aromatic amino acid DMT transporter YddG: MFPLPIQHKATLFGLLAILLWSSVVGLIRSVSEGLGPIGGAAMIYSVSAVFLLLVLRLPNLRHFPRLYLILGSLLFVSYEICLSLSLGYANTRLQAIEVGMINYLWPCFTVLMALVFNGQKAKWWLLPGLLLSLFGIGWIMSGEGGWSPAQMLANVRSNPLSYSLAFGGAVIWALYCNLTKKIAQGSNGVVLFITLTAVALWLKYAFSDESGMQFTWPVTLTLLCAGMAMGAGYAAWNVGILHGNMTLLATVSYFTPVLSAVFAALVLDTSLTVTFWQGVAMVTLGSLICWRATRGK; this comes from the coding sequence ATGTTTCCTTTACCCATCCAGCATAAAGCCACGCTGTTCGGTTTATTGGCGATCCTGCTGTGGAGCAGCGTCGTCGGTCTGATACGCAGCGTCAGCGAAGGGCTGGGGCCGATTGGCGGCGCGGCGATGATCTACAGCGTCAGCGCGGTGTTTCTGCTGCTGGTGCTGCGTTTGCCGAATTTGCGCCATTTTCCCCGTCTTTATCTGATCCTCGGCAGCCTGCTGTTCGTCAGCTATGAGATCTGCCTGTCGCTGTCGCTGGGCTATGCCAATACCCGTCTGCAGGCGATAGAAGTGGGGATGATCAACTATCTCTGGCCCTGTTTTACCGTGCTGATGGCGCTGGTGTTCAACGGGCAGAAAGCCAAATGGTGGCTGTTGCCCGGGCTGTTGCTGTCGCTGTTCGGCATTGGCTGGATCATGAGCGGCGAGGGCGGATGGTCGCCGGCGCAGATGCTGGCGAATGTACGCAGTAACCCGCTGAGTTATTCGCTGGCTTTTGGCGGCGCAGTGATTTGGGCGCTGTATTGCAACCTGACCAAAAAAATTGCGCAGGGCAGCAACGGCGTGGTGCTGTTTATTACGCTGACCGCCGTGGCGCTGTGGCTGAAATATGCCTTCAGCGACGAAAGCGGCATGCAGTTTACCTGGCCGGTGACCCTGACGCTGCTGTGTGCCGGTATGGCGATGGGGGCCGGCTACGCGGCGTGGAACGTCGGTATTTTGCACGGCAACATGACGCTGCTGGCGACGGTATCCTATTTTACGCCGGTGCTGTCGGCGGTATTTGCCGCGCTGGTGCTCGATACGTCGCTGACGGTCACTTTCTGGCAGGGCGTGGCGATGGTCACGCTCGGTTCGCTGATCTGCTGGCGGGCAACCCGTGGAAAGTAA
- the hutG gene encoding N-formylglutamate deformylase, with product MTIRDPYDFQAGSLPLLISIPHAGTRLTPAVEAGLTEEARPLPDTDWHIPQLYDFARAMGASVLVGNYSRFVIDLNRPADDKPLYTTATTGLYPDVLFDGRPSFLPGKAPSDEERAGYLQQVWQPYHQQLQDELARLKAKHGYALLFDAHSIASVIPRLFDGKLPDLNLGTNGGESCAPALSDRLVACCEQQQQFTHVLNGRFKGGYITRAYGQPQQQQHAIQLELAQVNYMSEQYPFAFEPQRAAALQRLLKQMIDSLLSCELPR from the coding sequence ATGACCATTCGCGATCCCTATGATTTCCAGGCCGGCAGCCTGCCGCTGCTGATCAGCATTCCCCATGCCGGCACCCGATTGACGCCTGCGGTCGAAGCCGGTTTGACCGAAGAGGCGCGGCCGCTGCCCGATACCGACTGGCACATTCCGCAGCTGTATGATTTTGCTCGCGCTATGGGTGCCAGCGTGCTGGTCGGCAACTACTCGCGCTTCGTCATCGACCTTAACCGCCCGGCGGACGATAAGCCGCTGTATACCACCGCGACCACCGGCCTGTACCCTGACGTGCTGTTTGACGGCCGCCCGAGTTTTTTGCCAGGCAAAGCGCCGTCGGACGAAGAGCGGGCCGGTTATTTACAGCAAGTCTGGCAGCCCTACCACCAGCAACTGCAGGATGAACTGGCGCGACTGAAAGCCAAACACGGCTACGCGCTATTGTTCGACGCGCACTCCATCGCCTCGGTGATCCCGCGGCTGTTCGACGGTAAGCTGCCGGATCTCAACCTGGGCACCAACGGCGGTGAAAGCTGCGCCCCGGCGCTGAGCGATCGCCTGGTGGCCTGCTGCGAACAACAACAGCAGTTTACGCACGTGCTTAACGGCCGTTTTAAAGGCGGGTATATCACCCGTGCTTATGGCCAGCCGCAACAACAGCAGCATGCGATTCAACTGGAGCTGGCGCAGGTCAACTACATGTCCGAACAGTATCCTTTTGCCTTCGAGCCGCAGCGGGCGGCCGCTTTGCAGCGCCTGCTGAAGCAAATGATCGATAGCCTGCTGTCCTGCGAACTACCGCGTTAA
- a CDS encoding APC family permease, whose protein sequence is MTINATDRNPAAKPQLRKTLKLWQVVMMGLAYLTPMTVFDTFGIVSGVTDGHVPSSYLFALAGVLFTAISYGKLVRQFPTAGSAYTYAQKAINPHVGFLVGWSSLLDYLFLPMINTLLAKIYLTALFPEVPPWIWVVGFVIIMTAINLKSVNLVANFNTLFVLAQVAIILVFIYLVVHGLHSGEGVGTVWSLQPFISENAHLLPIITGATILCFSFLGFDAVTTLCEETPNAAKVIPRAIFLTALYGGVIFISVSFFIQLFFPSIQRFHQPDAALPEIALYVGGKLFQAIFLCTTFINTLASGLASHASVSRLLYVMGRDNVFPEKFFGYIHPKWRTPALNVLMVGLVALSALSFDLVTATALINFGALVAFTFVNLSVISHFFIREGRNKSWKDRFNYLILPLIGALTVAVLWLNLEKSSLTMGLIWAALGFGYLVYLTRRFRQPPPQFERQPQQ, encoded by the coding sequence ATGACGATTAATGCCACTGACCGTAATCCGGCGGCCAAGCCGCAACTGCGCAAAACCCTCAAGCTGTGGCAGGTGGTGATGATGGGCCTGGCGTATCTGACGCCGATGACGGTGTTCGATACTTTCGGCATCGTGTCCGGCGTCACCGACGGCCATGTGCCTTCTTCCTACCTGTTTGCGCTGGCCGGGGTGCTGTTTACCGCCATCAGCTACGGCAAGCTGGTACGCCAGTTCCCGACCGCAGGTTCTGCTTACACCTATGCGCAGAAAGCAATCAACCCGCACGTCGGCTTTCTGGTCGGCTGGTCCTCGCTGCTGGATTATCTGTTCCTGCCGATGATCAACACGCTGCTGGCGAAAATTTACCTGACCGCGCTGTTTCCCGAGGTGCCGCCCTGGATTTGGGTCGTGGGGTTCGTGATCATCATGACGGCGATTAACCTGAAAAGCGTCAATCTGGTGGCGAACTTCAATACGTTGTTCGTACTGGCCCAGGTGGCGATTATTCTGGTGTTTATCTACCTGGTGGTGCACGGCCTGCACAGCGGCGAAGGGGTAGGAACGGTATGGAGTTTGCAGCCGTTCATCAGCGAGAATGCGCATTTGTTGCCGATTATCACCGGCGCTACCATCCTGTGCTTCTCGTTCCTCGGTTTTGATGCGGTCACCACCCTGTGTGAAGAAACGCCCAATGCCGCCAAGGTGATCCCGCGCGCAATTTTCCTGACAGCGCTGTACGGCGGGGTGATCTTTATCAGCGTGTCGTTCTTTATCCAGCTGTTTTTCCCGTCCATTCAGCGTTTTCACCAGCCGGATGCGGCGCTGCCGGAAATCGCGCTGTACGTGGGCGGCAAGCTGTTCCAGGCCATCTTCCTGTGCACCACCTTCATCAACACGCTGGCTTCCGGCCTGGCTTCGCACGCCAGCGTTTCACGGCTGCTGTATGTGATGGGGCGCGATAACGTGTTTCCGGAAAAGTTCTTCGGCTATATCCACCCGAAATGGCGCACGCCGGCATTGAACGTGCTGATGGTCGGGCTGGTGGCGCTGTCCGCGCTGTCTTTTGATCTGGTCACCGCCACGGCGCTGATCAACTTCGGCGCGCTGGTGGCCTTCACCTTCGTGAATCTGTCGGTTATCAGCCATTTCTTTATTCGCGAGGGGCGCAACAAAAGCTGGAAGGACCGGTTCAACTACCTGATCCTGCCGCTGATTGGTGCGCTGACGGTGGCGGTACTGTGGTTGAACCTGGAAAAAAGTTCTCTGACTATGGGGCTGATCTGGGCAGCGCTGGGCTTTGGATATCTGGTGTACCTCACCCGGCGTTTCCGCCAGCCACCGCCGCAGTTTGAGCGGCAGCCGCAGCAATAA
- a CDS encoding glycosyl transferase, protein MTMTQPANTALVFIGCDPNDCDLEQMMVLEYSLRKHASIPVHIEWMRLSRDPASFWHSNGAGAGWNTECWATPFSAFRWGIPAFCNFQGRAFYSDADVLYLSDIAEIWHHPMEEGKAVLASGIGKDLRLGEMLWDCEAAAHFLPPLEELRRDRHGHKKMQQFFEQHPEYVEPLAPEYSNLDGDDLPLEALKALHYSDMGSQFSHRFSLPRLQSENRCHWFDGKIYSHYRDDLRELFEQYYHEALAAGYTLEQYRNPQLFGHFNKQSQKRYDGNTITRKKKPFLQRMFSTMFG, encoded by the coding sequence ATGACCATGACTCAACCGGCAAATACCGCGCTTGTTTTTATTGGTTGTGATCCGAATGATTGCGATCTGGAACAGATGATGGTTCTGGAATATAGCCTGCGCAAACATGCATCCATTCCCGTCCATATCGAATGGATGAGGCTTTCGCGGGATCCTGCCAGTTTCTGGCACTCCAACGGCGCCGGCGCGGGTTGGAATACGGAATGCTGGGCTACCCCTTTTTCGGCGTTCCGCTGGGGGATTCCTGCATTCTGTAATTTTCAGGGGCGCGCATTCTATTCGGATGCCGATGTTTTGTATCTCAGCGACATTGCGGAGATTTGGCATCATCCAATGGAAGAGGGGAAAGCCGTATTAGCGTCGGGCATCGGCAAGGATTTACGGCTGGGGGAAATGCTGTGGGATTGCGAAGCCGCGGCGCATTTTCTGCCGCCGCTCGAAGAATTGCGCCGTGATCGGCATGGCCATAAAAAGATGCAGCAGTTCTTTGAACAACATCCTGAATATGTTGAACCCCTGGCGCCGGAGTATAGCAATCTCGACGGTGACGACTTGCCGCTGGAAGCGTTAAAGGCATTGCATTACTCAGACATGGGGAGCCAGTTTTCTCACCGCTTCTCGCTGCCACGCCTGCAATCCGAAAACCGTTGTCATTGGTTTGACGGCAAAATTTACAGCCATTACCGCGACGATCTGCGTGAACTGTTTGAGCAGTACTATCACGAAGCGCTGGCGGCGGGTTACACCCTGGAGCAGTACCGCAATCCGCAGCTTTTCGGTCACTTTAACAAGCAATCGCAAAAGCGGTATGACGGCAATACCATTACCCGCAAGAAGAAACCCTTTCTGCAGCGTATGTTCAGCACTATGTTCGGTTAA
- a CDS encoding anti-virulence regulator CigR family protein, which translates to MNKKRTTLTALALIVSLGLSSAPAFADKGGNGHGNGNGGGHGNSQGNGNGNGHGNGKSGDHVKGNKDDGYRAKGNEHDLVSVNISHERVRSLALNYGLTGYRSLPPGIAKNLARGKPLPPGIAKKMVPSSMLRDLPSYPGYEWRIAGDDLVLVALSTAIVASVINGVFD; encoded by the coding sequence ATGAACAAAAAACGTACTACTCTCACGGCGCTGGCGCTGATTGTTTCGCTGGGTTTGTCTTCTGCGCCGGCGTTCGCCGATAAGGGCGGCAATGGCCACGGTAATGGCAATGGCGGCGGTCACGGGAATAGTCAGGGCAACGGCAACGGCAATGGTCACGGCAATGGCAAGAGCGGCGATCACGTCAAGGGCAATAAAGACGACGGCTACAGAGCCAAAGGTAACGAACACGATCTGGTGTCGGTGAATATCTCTCACGAGCGGGTGCGTTCGCTGGCGCTGAATTACGGCCTGACCGGTTATCGTTCTCTGCCGCCGGGCATTGCCAAGAACCTGGCACGCGGCAAACCGCTGCCTCCAGGCATCGCCAAGAAAATGGTGCCGTCTTCAATGCTGCGCGATCTGCCGTCCTATCCGGGTTACGAATGGCGCATTGCCGGTGACGACCTGGTGTTGGTGGCGTTGAGCACCGCCATTGTAGCCTCGGTGATTAACGGCGTGTTTGACTAA
- a CDS encoding chorismate mutase: MFRALVFVCCLASFSALAGDGTPLGELVNQRLSYMKDVAGYKARQHLPIEDLTQEAKVLASTEAEAGRLGLDPRSVRPFIVAQMDAAKAIQYRYRADWLATPESGWQPRPLDSVRPQIAELSNRILQRLAQQLKGGPLTEQARGAFVGALNQANLSDADKQRLFTALLAVRAGKTG, from the coding sequence ATGTTCAGAGCGTTAGTGTTCGTCTGCTGTCTGGCCAGTTTTTCCGCGCTGGCAGGCGACGGGACGCCGCTTGGCGAATTGGTCAACCAGCGTCTGTCTTATATGAAAGATGTCGCCGGTTACAAAGCTCGGCAGCACTTGCCGATCGAGGATCTTACGCAGGAAGCCAAGGTGCTGGCCAGTACAGAGGCGGAGGCGGGCAGATTAGGGTTGGACCCGCGCTCGGTGCGGCCGTTTATCGTGGCGCAGATGGACGCCGCCAAGGCGATTCAGTACCGCTATCGCGCAGACTGGCTGGCGACGCCGGAAAGCGGTTGGCAACCGCGCCCGCTGGACAGCGTGCGGCCGCAGATCGCCGAGTTAAGCAACCGCATTCTGCAACGGCTGGCGCAGCAATTAAAAGGCGGCCCCTTGACGGAACAGGCGCGTGGCGCTTTTGTCGGCGCCCTCAATCAGGCTAATCTCAGCGACGCCGACAAGCAGCGGTTGTTCACCGCCTTGCTGGCAGTCAGGGCCGGCAAGACGGGGTGA
- a CDS encoding nucleoside-specific channel-forming protein Tsx, with protein sequence MKKIALAAGVLLATSYSASSMADSKDSQFVSDWWHQSVNVVGSYHTRFGPQLNNDLYLEYEAFAKKDWFDFYGYVDVPKFFGVGNTPDRGIWDKGSPLFMEIEPRFSIDKLTGTDLSFGPFKEWYFANNYIYDLGHNADGRQNTWYMGLGTDIDTGLPMSLSMNIYAKYQWENYQAANENSWDGYRFKVKYFVPLTQLWGGNLSYIGFTNFDFGSDLGKDSHWTDGTGKQVRTSNSIASSHILALNYDHWHYSFVARYFHNGGQWQDGSEIGTPQGPIKSTGWAYYLVAGYNF encoded by the coding sequence ATGAAAAAAATAGCTCTAGCAGCAGGCGTATTGCTCGCAACGTCTTACAGTGCATCATCAATGGCTGATAGCAAAGACAGCCAATTCGTCTCGGATTGGTGGCATCAAAGCGTTAACGTGGTGGGCAGCTACCACACCCGTTTCGGGCCGCAGTTGAACAACGATCTGTATCTTGAATACGAAGCCTTCGCCAAAAAAGATTGGTTCGATTTCTATGGTTACGTCGATGTGCCTAAGTTCTTCGGTGTCGGCAACACGCCGGACCGCGGGATTTGGGACAAGGGTTCACCGCTGTTTATGGAGATTGAGCCGCGCTTCTCCATCGACAAGCTGACCGGCACCGATCTGAGCTTCGGGCCGTTCAAAGAATGGTACTTCGCCAACAACTATATCTATGACCTGGGCCATAACGCCGACGGCCGCCAGAATACCTGGTACATGGGCCTGGGTACGGACATCGATACCGGCCTGCCGATGAGCCTGTCGATGAACATCTATGCCAAATACCAGTGGGAAAACTATCAGGCTGCCAACGAGAACAGCTGGGATGGTTACCGCTTCAAGGTGAAATACTTTGTGCCGTTGACCCAACTGTGGGGCGGAAACCTGAGCTACATCGGCTTCACCAACTTTGACTTCGGTTCCGATTTGGGCAAAGACAGTCACTGGACCGACGGCACCGGCAAACAGGTTCGCACCAGCAACTCGATTGCTTCCAGCCACATTCTGGCGCTGAATTACGATCACTGGCACTACTCGTTCGTGGCCCGTTACTTCCATAACGGCGGCCAGTGGCAAGATGGCTCGGAGATCGGTACGCCGCAGGGCCCAATCAAATCTACTGGCTGGGCCTATTACCTCGTGGCCGGTTATAACTTCTGA